The following proteins come from a genomic window of Pyxidicoccus sp. MSG2:
- a CDS encoding PhnD/SsuA/transferrin family substrate-binding protein: protein MMKAHRFLLAGLVLACTLAAAPAGAAAKKATVGVFLATTLTDGQERFQYAEALAVKLGESLDRPVAAKSFGRYEDFSRAVSDGLVDFAVVDAWAAVQLGSRATPVAWASRSGETQQRWAIVSTQKGAVKDLAGKRLALVKGAGPADPKFVTHVVLGGDLDAQRHFKVTPVPNVESALKMLEAKGAEAALVPLAHVPKDKDVRVLFRSGRVPGAVLVDLRGNADALAGALGTVGAVAPFDTFARVQGRDFEDFRRLVTQGPPRRQPVLAEAAELHVDTAVLVRSEELGPALPSFAGDLDVSAEQPDD, encoded by the coding sequence ATGATGAAGGCACACCGCTTCCTCCTGGCCGGCCTCGTGCTGGCCTGTACCCTGGCCGCCGCCCCCGCGGGCGCGGCCGCGAAGAAGGCCACCGTGGGCGTCTTCCTCGCCACCACCCTCACGGACGGCCAGGAGCGCTTCCAGTACGCGGAGGCGCTGGCCGTGAAGCTGGGCGAGTCGCTGGACCGGCCCGTGGCCGCCAAGAGCTTCGGCCGCTACGAGGACTTCTCCCGCGCCGTGTCCGACGGGCTGGTGGACTTCGCGGTGGTGGATGCCTGGGCCGCCGTGCAGCTCGGCTCCCGAGCCACGCCCGTGGCCTGGGCGTCCCGCTCCGGCGAGACGCAGCAGCGCTGGGCCATCGTCTCCACCCAGAAGGGCGCCGTGAAGGACCTCGCCGGCAAGCGCCTGGCCCTGGTGAAGGGCGCCGGCCCCGCCGACCCCAAGTTCGTCACCCACGTGGTGCTGGGGGGAGACCTGGACGCGCAGCGACACTTCAAGGTGACGCCGGTGCCCAACGTGGAGTCCGCCCTGAAGATGCTGGAGGCGAAGGGCGCGGAGGCCGCGCTCGTTCCCCTGGCGCACGTCCCCAAGGACAAGGATGTGCGCGTCCTCTTCCGCAGCGGCCGCGTGCCGGGCGCGGTGCTCGTGGACCTGCGCGGCAACGCGGACGCCCTCGCCGGGGCCCTCGGCACCGTGGGCGCCGTGGCTCCCTTCGACACCTTCGCCCGCGTCCAGGGCCGTGACTTCGAGGACTTCCGCAGGCTCGTCACCCAGGGCCCGCCCCGCCGCCAGCCCGTCCTCGCGGAGGCCGCCGAGCTCCATGTGGACACCGCCGTCCTGGTCCGCTCCGAGGAGCTCGGGCCCGCGCTGCCCTCCTTCGCCGGGGACCTCGACGTTTCCGCCGAGCAGCCCGATGACTGA
- a CDS encoding alpha-ketoacid dehydrogenase subunit beta — MANMAQAIRMALHYAEENLGVTDIFGEDVGAPLGGVFTCTQGLKTTWNSPLDERGIIGAAMGIAMGGGRPVAEIQFCDYVYNTIDLLKLAGNTCWSTNGDWNMPMVVRTPVGSGIRGSIYHSHSFDATMTHIPGWKVVMPSTPLDAYGLLITACKEQNPVMFLEPKALLRVKGEERIPGEPDDDRQLSKMIDAPLGDRTQWKPQWPSLEAYAVPFGKGKKVREGSQVTVVSYGRTLPLCAKAAVALADEGISAEVIDLRSLWPYDWELIKESVQKTGRVLFVNEDTEVTNFGEHLVRRTVEELFYSLLAPPRLLAGKFLPGIGLADVLEMASVPQQGDITAAIRSLAAEQP; from the coding sequence ATGGCCAACATGGCACAGGCCATCCGGATGGCCCTCCACTACGCCGAGGAGAACCTCGGCGTGACGGACATCTTCGGCGAGGACGTGGGCGCGCCGCTCGGCGGCGTCTTCACCTGCACCCAGGGCCTGAAGACGACGTGGAACTCCCCCCTCGACGAGCGCGGCATCATCGGCGCGGCCATGGGCATCGCCATGGGCGGCGGCCGGCCCGTCGCGGAGATCCAGTTCTGCGACTACGTCTACAACACCATCGACCTGCTCAAGCTGGCGGGCAACACCTGCTGGTCCACCAACGGCGACTGGAACATGCCCATGGTGGTGCGCACGCCGGTGGGCAGCGGCATCCGCGGGTCCATCTACCACTCGCATTCCTTCGACGCGACGATGACCCACATTCCCGGCTGGAAGGTGGTCATGCCCTCCACGCCGCTGGACGCGTACGGGCTGCTCATCACCGCGTGCAAGGAGCAGAACCCGGTCATGTTCCTCGAGCCCAAGGCGCTGCTGCGCGTGAAGGGCGAGGAGCGCATCCCCGGCGAGCCGGACGATGACCGCCAGCTGTCGAAGATGATTGACGCGCCGCTGGGTGACCGCACCCAGTGGAAGCCGCAGTGGCCCTCGCTGGAGGCCTACGCGGTGCCCTTCGGCAAGGGCAAGAAGGTGCGCGAGGGCTCGCAGGTGACGGTCGTCAGCTACGGCCGCACCCTGCCCCTGTGCGCGAAGGCCGCCGTGGCGCTCGCGGACGAGGGCATCAGCGCCGAGGTCATCGACCTGCGCTCGCTGTGGCCCTACGACTGGGAGCTCATCAAGGAGTCCGTCCAGAAGACGGGCCGCGTCCTCTTCGTCAACGAGGACACCGAGGTGACGAACTTCGGCGAGCACCTGGTGCGCCGCACGGTGGAGGAGCTGTTCTACTCGCTGCTGGCGCCGCCACGGCTGCTGGCAGGCAAGTTCCTCCCCGGCATCGGACTGGCGGACGTCCTGGAGATGGCGTCGGTGCCCCAGCAGGGCGACATCACCGCCGCCATCCGCTCGCTCGCCGCCGAGCAGCCGTAA
- a CDS encoding PP2C family protein-serine/threonine phosphatase, whose amino-acid sequence MSSTNTRLKPAPPSDGAPDSAAPPAERTGTHEVTATGTGTREATATRLTGPVGHVEATSTLIAPLEAGELPNVAAIKGLRLDQVLLLTTGVLVVLIVGLLAALSVASTQSQFEETALRSKERIQDQARELGQTVGQTIALTSTTNLRDNNYAFLEEVAGSITKTNPNILRVQIFDPDGVRMADSEKGTEREEAAGNSNSGRTAERRLVSAFYRGQPISEIQEPIDYGSSSGKGLVVISYSLGGLQKQLETLEHDKRATVRANTVRMLGLGLGFVVLAGVLVAFQSRRITRPLGMLTGKVMQLAAGDLGARAGTARGAGREVVALGVVFNHMAERIKILLDDVRAKAQLERDVSLARTVQETLLPGRDAVQVGPVRIAGLVVTADACGGDWWFRAGLDERRVVIGVGDVTGHGLSTSLVATSATSGFASAMTLREPSQINAQMLITALNVTLANVGRGEHQMSSALCVIDVSNGAIDYAAGAHPSPLVFNRNSGQVASLPARGPLLGASVTSQFTSRQAQLRPGDIVVWYTDGLTEARDAMGKLYGNQRLAAAVQANAHLSAEQLRDALLADARAYSAGQPQRDDITVVVAEYSPVA is encoded by the coding sequence TTGTCCAGTACGAACACGCGTCTGAAACCCGCGCCTCCGTCCGACGGCGCCCCGGACTCCGCAGCGCCGCCCGCCGAGCGGACGGGAACCCATGAAGTCACCGCCACCGGCACTGGCACCCGCGAGGCCACCGCCACGCGGCTGACGGGGCCCGTGGGACACGTGGAGGCCACCAGCACCCTCATCGCCCCGCTGGAGGCGGGCGAGCTGCCCAACGTCGCCGCCATCAAGGGGCTCCGGCTGGACCAGGTCCTGCTGCTCACCACCGGCGTGCTGGTGGTGCTCATCGTCGGTCTGCTGGCGGCGCTGTCCGTCGCCTCCACACAGTCCCAGTTCGAGGAGACGGCGCTGCGCTCCAAGGAGCGCATCCAGGACCAGGCCCGCGAGCTGGGCCAGACGGTGGGGCAGACCATCGCCCTCACGTCGACCACCAACCTGCGCGACAACAACTACGCCTTCCTGGAGGAGGTGGCGGGCTCCATCACCAAGACCAACCCCAACATCCTCCGCGTCCAGATCTTCGACCCGGACGGCGTGCGGATGGCCGACAGCGAGAAGGGCACGGAGCGGGAGGAGGCCGCCGGAAACAGCAACAGCGGGCGCACCGCGGAGCGGCGGCTGGTGAGCGCCTTCTACCGGGGGCAGCCCATCTCCGAAATCCAGGAGCCCATCGACTACGGCTCCAGCAGCGGCAAGGGACTGGTCGTCATCAGCTACTCGCTGGGCGGCCTGCAGAAGCAGCTCGAGACGCTGGAGCACGACAAACGCGCCACGGTGCGCGCCAACACGGTGCGCATGCTCGGCCTGGGGCTGGGCTTCGTCGTCCTCGCGGGTGTGCTCGTCGCGTTCCAGAGCCGCCGCATCACCCGGCCGCTGGGCATGCTCACCGGCAAGGTGATGCAGCTGGCCGCTGGAGACCTGGGCGCGCGCGCTGGCACCGCCCGCGGCGCGGGCCGCGAGGTGGTGGCGCTGGGCGTGGTGTTCAACCACATGGCCGAGCGCATCAAGATCCTCCTCGACGACGTGCGCGCCAAGGCCCAGTTGGAGCGCGACGTGTCGCTTGCGCGCACCGTGCAGGAGACGCTCCTGCCCGGCCGTGACGCCGTGCAGGTGGGCCCGGTGCGCATCGCCGGCCTCGTCGTCACCGCGGACGCGTGCGGTGGTGACTGGTGGTTCCGCGCGGGACTCGATGAGCGGCGGGTGGTCATCGGCGTCGGCGACGTGACGGGCCACGGCCTGTCGACCTCGCTCGTGGCCACCAGCGCCACCAGCGGCTTCGCCTCCGCGATGACGCTGCGCGAGCCCTCGCAGATCAACGCGCAGATGCTGATTACCGCCCTCAACGTGACGCTGGCCAACGTGGGGCGCGGCGAACACCAGATGTCCAGCGCGCTTTGCGTCATCGACGTCTCCAACGGCGCCATCGACTACGCGGCCGGCGCGCACCCCAGCCCCCTGGTGTTCAACCGGAACAGCGGGCAGGTGGCGTCGCTGCCGGCACGCGGGCCGCTGCTGGGCGCGTCCGTGACGTCGCAGTTCACCTCACGGCAGGCGCAGCTGCGCCCCGGCGACATCGTGGTCTGGTACACGGACGGCCTTACCGAGGCGCGCGACGCCATGGGCAAGCTCTACGGCAACCAGCGCCTCGCCGCCGCCGTGCAGGCCAACGCCCACCTGTCCGCGGAGCAGCTGCGTGATGCACTGCTCGCGGACGCACGCGCCTACAGCGCCGGCCAGCCGCAGCGCGACGACATCACCGTCGTCGTGGCCGAGTACAGCCCCGTCGCCTGA
- a CDS encoding SGNH/GDSL hydrolase family protein — protein sequence MRVWRAWLGVLVCAGSALLACADSTGGEPSWEAPPGDVSTPSAVESVPQEPLEVAPVLVLNDERRVSETPPPAPPPVPASSFQPGFHQALRWSESVGGLMTFRLRVPVGREGGRIRVTFRSGDGNLTLQRATVAKAGPDGSLASTPVSLTFGGTAGFTTAARTLVTSDPVDFPVAFRDDLAISFEVRGALGVSAIDSFPGSFARSGAWSTVPGAMGGQPFERSVGVATVDVEGPTSRAFVAIGDSITEGYMDMKNDTRNAWPALVEAELGVPVVNAGVSGQGFYDALALLDEEVLALEGITDCIVLLGTNDLGGDGALAQAESRMLLMVQRLQPFCRVWVCTLLPKEKSNYSSYAAVKVQRVGFNDWLRKGSTGTDLIDLEAVMRRPDNVHLFLEGLVADGIHPNAAGHKVMAAEVARALREQGEL from the coding sequence ATGCGAGTGTGGCGGGCGTGGCTCGGGGTCCTGGTGTGCGCGGGGAGTGCGCTGCTGGCGTGCGCGGACAGCACCGGCGGGGAGCCCTCATGGGAGGCCCCCCCGGGAGACGTCAGCACGCCCTCGGCGGTGGAATCCGTACCGCAGGAGCCACTGGAGGTGGCCCCGGTGCTGGTGTTGAACGATGAACGCCGCGTGAGCGAGACGCCGCCTCCGGCGCCTCCGCCCGTGCCGGCCAGTTCCTTCCAGCCCGGCTTCCACCAGGCGCTGCGCTGGTCCGAGAGCGTGGGCGGTCTGATGACGTTCCGCCTGCGCGTGCCCGTGGGGCGCGAGGGCGGACGCATCCGTGTGACGTTCCGCTCCGGCGACGGAAACCTCACGCTGCAGCGGGCCACGGTGGCGAAGGCGGGGCCCGACGGCTCGCTGGCGTCCACGCCGGTGTCGCTCACCTTCGGAGGGACGGCGGGCTTCACCACGGCCGCGCGCACGCTGGTGACGTCGGACCCGGTGGACTTCCCGGTGGCGTTCCGCGACGACCTGGCCATCAGCTTCGAGGTGCGGGGAGCGCTGGGTGTGAGCGCCATCGACTCCTTCCCGGGCAGCTTCGCGCGTTCCGGGGCCTGGTCGACGGTGCCCGGGGCGATGGGAGGTCAACCCTTCGAACGCTCCGTGGGCGTGGCGACGGTGGACGTGGAGGGCCCCACGAGCCGGGCCTTCGTGGCCATCGGTGACAGCATCACCGAGGGCTACATGGACATGAAGAACGACACCCGCAACGCGTGGCCCGCGCTGGTGGAGGCGGAGCTGGGCGTGCCGGTGGTGAACGCGGGCGTGAGCGGCCAGGGCTTCTATGACGCACTGGCACTGCTGGACGAAGAGGTGCTCGCCCTGGAAGGCATCACCGACTGCATCGTGCTGCTGGGCACCAACGACCTGGGCGGCGACGGCGCCCTGGCCCAGGCCGAGTCCCGGATGCTGCTGATGGTGCAGCGGCTCCAGCCCTTCTGCCGGGTGTGGGTGTGCACGCTGCTGCCCAAGGAGAAGTCGAACTACAGCTCCTACGCGGCGGTGAAGGTGCAGCGCGTGGGCTTCAACGACTGGCTGCGCAAGGGCTCCACCGGCACGGACCTCATCGACCTGGAGGCGGTGATGCGCCGGCCGGACAACGTGCACCTCTTCCTCGAAGGGCTCGTCGCCGACGGCATCCACCCCAACGCCGCGGGCCACAAGGTCATGGCCGCCGAGGTGGCGCGCGCCCTGCGCGAGCAGGGCGAGCTGTAA
- a CDS encoding tetratricopeptide repeat protein — MRRTPRTPPPRRLASALALLATLAGPPALAQYRPPPMSESQRLVKEGETAQVAASAASASGDKKEAEEKYRKALALYEQALAAEPGSVAAAAGVGATANGLQDWQRTVDRVQPVVAAHPGELSLAYPLGVALYKLRRFPEAVPLMEQAAASDSADYLIVHYYLASYYLYAQQGDAAVTRLQRYLALRPAKLATNDFQIHELLGRAHVLRRDVALARASFQQAQAGRPESPSVQLGLASVLELEGRVPEARTLLEGVTTRFPQAAEPKEKLARMYLTAGEVPRAEAQALALVKLGATPAAHLLLGDVRLAQKNAAAAEGEYRKVLQLQPGLVVGQMAVGKALQAQGRHEEAIQFLEGAVRSGGNSLELWANLGSVNRRAGRFQRAVEVHRRVQEMAPRIALGWMLLGADHFATGQWDQAIEDYANALLVEPDHAGAKQWLARALAHRARDRAGAGRMDDSVRDLRRAYDLDHTALMARRLGAALLETRAFPEARKVMEQGATLPGATWREALLLGYARLASGDAQAALESFTRAGKQTEEPDAQAEASVGAALAEVELGQVDAAVQRLTEVGPSKAAEGVASANLPRVLVRRALARLESGDADAAEKDLEAVDRLGVGKRPDLAKLALFTRGLTRAEAGRHAEASAALKKALTPAQKWAWPNTRALADAFVLYKKGQVAAARKQLAAASKKPMPGQPKWLSAMTGALHRREASLAYASGNMKLAEKALKAALALDAEDAQVQHNLACVDWRKGKTADALATWRRLEPAVPVAALNLGIDAQERRHEPAEAVDAWRRYLAVGSGPRLAQVREWKERLQSLNGLAEPAGSATPAAATAEETP, encoded by the coding sequence ATGCGCCGCACACCCCGCACCCCACCGCCGCGCCGACTCGCCTCGGCGCTCGCGCTGCTGGCCACCCTGGCCGGCCCTCCCGCGCTCGCGCAGTACCGCCCTCCGCCCATGTCCGAGTCGCAGCGGCTGGTGAAGGAAGGCGAGACGGCCCAGGTGGCCGCCAGCGCGGCCAGCGCCTCCGGTGACAAGAAGGAGGCCGAGGAGAAGTACCGCAAGGCCCTGGCCCTCTATGAGCAGGCGCTCGCCGCGGAGCCGGGCTCCGTCGCCGCCGCCGCGGGCGTGGGCGCCACCGCCAACGGCCTCCAGGACTGGCAGCGCACGGTGGACCGGGTGCAGCCCGTCGTGGCGGCCCACCCGGGCGAGCTGTCGCTGGCGTACCCGCTGGGCGTGGCCCTCTACAAGCTGCGCCGCTTCCCGGAGGCGGTGCCGCTGATGGAGCAGGCGGCGGCCTCGGACTCGGCGGACTACCTCATCGTCCACTACTACCTCGCCAGCTACTACCTCTACGCCCAGCAGGGCGACGCGGCGGTGACGCGCCTGCAGCGCTACCTCGCGCTGCGCCCCGCGAAGCTGGCCACCAACGACTTCCAGATTCACGAGCTGCTGGGCCGCGCCCACGTGCTGCGCCGGGACGTGGCCTTGGCGCGCGCGTCCTTCCAGCAGGCGCAGGCGGGGCGGCCGGAGTCGCCCTCCGTGCAGCTGGGCCTCGCCAGCGTGCTGGAGCTGGAGGGCCGGGTGCCCGAGGCGCGCACGCTGCTGGAGGGCGTCACCACGCGCTTCCCGCAGGCCGCCGAGCCGAAGGAGAAGCTGGCGCGGATGTACCTGACCGCCGGCGAGGTGCCGCGCGCGGAAGCGCAGGCGCTGGCGCTGGTGAAGCTGGGCGCCACGCCCGCCGCGCACCTGCTCCTGGGTGACGTGCGGCTGGCGCAGAAGAACGCGGCCGCCGCGGAAGGGGAGTACCGCAAGGTGCTCCAGCTCCAGCCGGGCCTCGTGGTGGGGCAGATGGCGGTGGGCAAGGCGCTCCAGGCGCAGGGCCGGCACGAGGAGGCCATCCAGTTCCTGGAGGGCGCGGTGCGCTCGGGCGGCAACAGCCTGGAGCTGTGGGCCAACCTCGGCTCCGTCAACCGGCGCGCGGGCCGCTTCCAGCGCGCCGTGGAGGTCCACCGGCGCGTGCAGGAGATGGCGCCCCGGATTGCCCTGGGCTGGATGCTGCTCGGCGCGGACCACTTCGCCACCGGCCAGTGGGACCAGGCCATCGAGGACTACGCCAACGCGCTGCTGGTGGAGCCGGACCACGCCGGCGCGAAGCAGTGGCTGGCGCGTGCGCTGGCGCACCGTGCCCGCGACAGGGCCGGGGCGGGGCGCATGGATGACTCCGTGAGAGACCTCCGCCGCGCCTACGATTTGGACCACACCGCGCTCATGGCGCGCCGGCTGGGTGCCGCGCTGCTGGAGACGCGCGCCTTCCCCGAGGCGCGCAAGGTGATGGAGCAGGGCGCCACGTTGCCCGGCGCCACGTGGCGCGAGGCGCTGCTGCTGGGCTACGCGCGGCTGGCCTCGGGTGACGCGCAGGCGGCGCTGGAGTCCTTCACCCGCGCGGGCAAGCAGACGGAGGAGCCGGACGCGCAGGCCGAGGCCTCCGTGGGCGCCGCCCTGGCCGAGGTGGAACTGGGGCAGGTGGACGCCGCCGTGCAGCGACTCACCGAGGTGGGCCCCTCCAAGGCCGCCGAGGGCGTGGCCTCGGCCAACCTGCCGCGCGTGCTGGTGCGCCGCGCGCTGGCCCGGCTGGAGTCCGGCGACGCCGACGCCGCGGAGAAGGACCTGGAGGCGGTGGACCGGCTGGGCGTGGGCAAGCGTCCGGACCTGGCGAAGCTGGCCCTCTTCACCCGGGGGCTGACGCGCGCGGAGGCCGGCCGTCACGCGGAGGCGAGCGCCGCCCTCAAGAAGGCCCTCACGCCCGCGCAGAAGTGGGCCTGGCCCAACACGCGCGCCCTGGCGGACGCCTTCGTCCTCTACAAGAAGGGGCAGGTGGCAGCGGCGCGCAAGCAGCTCGCCGCCGCCTCGAAGAAGCCCATGCCCGGGCAGCCGAAGTGGCTGTCCGCGATGACGGGCGCCCTCCACCGCCGCGAGGCCTCGCTGGCGTACGCCTCCGGCAACATGAAGCTGGCGGAGAAGGCCCTCAAGGCCGCGCTCGCCCTGGACGCGGAGGACGCGCAGGTGCAGCACAACCTGGCCTGCGTCGACTGGCGCAAGGGGAAGACGGCGGACGCGCTGGCCACCTGGCGCCGGCTGGAGCCCGCCGTGCCCGTGGCCGCCCTCAACCTGGGCATCGACGCGCAGGAGCGCCGCCACGAGCCCGCCGAGGCCGTGGACGCCTGGCGCCGCTACCTCGCCGTCGGCTCCGGCCCGCGCCTGGCCCAGGTGCGGGAGTGGAAGGAGCGCCTGCAGAGCCTGAACGGCCTCGCCGAGCCCGCGGGCTCCGCCACGCCGGCCGCCGCCACGGCGGAGGAGACTCCATGA
- a CDS encoding thiamine pyrophosphate-dependent dehydrogenase E1 component subunit alpha: MSRPRLIKEASAPLQLDKELLLRIHDLMVKTRALEERLIQMYKQGHGYFWIGGPGEEAFNVPLGMLMKKGQGPAYDYLHAHYRQSGTILALGEEPIGALRQMKNTATDPYSGGRNFAGHFSLKKYNVAPVSSPIEVQYAVAPGTAMVQKRVGGDGITIVTGGDAGTAEGDFASCLVWSSRPANPLPILIIVTNNKWGISTSGDGQHGEARISDRAKAFGIQAKTINGNDPVEAYNELKEAMEYVRKERKPYFIEALVSRLYGHSSASGANYVGDEVDCLKQFEARLEQEGFMTRQQMDDLRNRYTEELAAAARQVRDEPQPDPDSIWKHIYAEDK; this comes from the coding sequence GTGTCCCGTCCCCGTCTCATCAAAGAAGCGTCCGCGCCGCTCCAGCTCGACAAGGAGCTGCTGCTTCGCATCCACGACCTGATGGTCAAAACGCGCGCCCTCGAGGAGCGCCTCATCCAGATGTACAAGCAGGGCCATGGGTACTTCTGGATTGGCGGCCCCGGCGAGGAGGCGTTCAACGTCCCCCTGGGCATGCTGATGAAGAAGGGCCAGGGCCCCGCGTACGACTACCTGCACGCGCACTACCGCCAGTCGGGCACCATCCTCGCGCTCGGCGAGGAGCCCATCGGCGCGCTGCGGCAGATGAAGAACACGGCCACGGACCCCTACTCGGGCGGCCGCAACTTCGCGGGCCACTTCTCGCTCAAGAAGTACAACGTGGCGCCGGTGTCCTCGCCCATCGAGGTGCAGTACGCCGTCGCTCCGGGCACGGCCATGGTGCAGAAGCGCGTCGGTGGTGACGGCATCACCATCGTCACCGGCGGCGACGCCGGCACGGCCGAGGGCGATTTCGCGTCGTGCCTCGTGTGGAGCAGCCGCCCCGCCAACCCGCTGCCCATCCTCATCATCGTCACCAACAACAAGTGGGGCATCTCCACCTCGGGTGACGGCCAGCACGGTGAGGCGCGCATCAGCGACCGCGCCAAGGCCTTCGGCATCCAGGCGAAGACCATCAACGGCAATGACCCCGTCGAGGCCTACAACGAGCTGAAGGAGGCCATGGAGTACGTGCGCAAGGAGCGCAAGCCGTACTTCATCGAGGCCCTGGTGTCGCGCCTGTACGGGCACTCCTCCGCTTCCGGCGCCAACTACGTGGGCGACGAGGTGGACTGCCTCAAGCAGTTCGAGGCACGGCTGGAGCAGGAGGGTTTCATGACCCGCCAGCAGATGGACGACCTGCGCAACCGCTACACCGAGGAACTGGCCGCCGCCGCCCGCCAGGTGCGCGACGAGCCGCAGCCGGACCCCGACTCCATCTGGAAGCACATCTACGCGGAGGACAAGTAA
- a CDS encoding GNAT family N-acetyltransferase, whose protein sequence is MSQPIVRTVSPAAGAEAPAFRIRRARRGDAEAMALLLRELGYPQGTDQQTVHWVVSHPEIEIFVAGDPQDRPVGMISFSHRPQLRLRGRVATVDELVVTETWRRRGVGRALIKQILERCKVLSVRQLQLVSPMASTPETRSFYAACGFSEIDSGVFRHLETEGGR, encoded by the coding sequence TTGTCCCAACCAATCGTCCGCACCGTCAGCCCCGCCGCTGGCGCAGAAGCGCCCGCCTTCCGCATCCGCCGAGCCCGCCGGGGCGACGCCGAGGCCATGGCCCTGCTCCTGCGCGAGCTGGGCTATCCCCAGGGAACGGACCAGCAGACGGTCCACTGGGTCGTCAGCCATCCGGAGATTGAAATCTTCGTCGCCGGGGACCCGCAGGACCGGCCCGTGGGGATGATTTCCTTCTCGCACCGGCCGCAGCTGCGCCTGCGTGGCCGCGTGGCCACCGTGGACGAGCTGGTGGTGACGGAGACGTGGCGCCGGCGCGGCGTGGGCCGGGCGCTCATCAAGCAGATTCTGGAGCGCTGCAAGGTGCTCAGCGTCCGACAGCTCCAGCTCGTCTCGCCCATGGCCAGCACGCCCGAGACGCGCAGCTTCTACGCCGCCTGTGGCTTCTCGGAAATCGACTCGGGCGTGTTCCGCCACCTGGAGACTGAAGGCGGCCGCTGA
- a CDS encoding TIGR02266 family protein: MTSKVADDMAGGDLSAFANRRSDERVAARFEVRFEQVQDAARALRAYSLNISAGGLCLRTRKAYDVGAQVRLSMVIEGEEFHLTGIIAWVRDEAEAIGVRFTDMPDDDRVRLQRVVDSFKR; encoded by the coding sequence ATGACTAGCAAGGTGGCGGATGACATGGCAGGCGGGGACTTGAGCGCATTCGCGAACCGGCGCTCGGACGAGCGCGTCGCCGCGCGGTTCGAGGTCCGGTTCGAGCAGGTGCAGGATGCCGCGCGCGCGCTGCGTGCCTATTCGCTCAACATCTCCGCCGGGGGCCTGTGTCTGCGCACGCGCAAGGCCTACGACGTGGGCGCGCAGGTGCGCCTGTCCATGGTGATTGAAGGGGAGGAGTTCCACCTCACCGGCATCATCGCCTGGGTGCGCGACGAGGCGGAGGCCATCGGCGTGCGCTTCACGGACATGCCCGACGATGACCGCGTCCGCCTCCAGCGCGTGGTGGACAGCTTCAAGCGGTAG
- a CDS encoding M50 family metallopeptidase yields the protein MRPHFHVAGVPVRVHLLFFVITFASGWDLLESPARLALWMGVVFVSVLLHEMGHALAYRRYGSPASIELHGMGGTTTGHDTEQLTHRQSAWVSFAGPGMGFLLGGLVWALSRFTPLGQQGGLAGEAVHDLLWVNVGWGLFNLLPLQPLDGGHLLASAVRARSGYRYERALLGLGIATAVGVIALAVWWRQPWMGLLALMFGVMNVEQFLRLPTEVRFERAAALPLRRKATRREAKAGAVSVENLMKELRSTPRAAPPGEMPEVRRAPASLQAPEAEEPEEPHDPALVGEMLLESGLPAMAVRPLQTAFAASPSPRTGHALVVALLDTKRFAELEALLGGPRASHLSDDTLALISERAGAAGQGTLMQRAGELRRHNF from the coding sequence ATGCGGCCCCACTTCCACGTGGCCGGCGTCCCGGTCCGCGTCCACCTGCTCTTCTTCGTCATCACGTTCGCCTCGGGCTGGGACCTGCTCGAGTCGCCCGCGCGGCTGGCCCTGTGGATGGGCGTCGTCTTCGTCTCCGTGCTGCTCCATGAAATGGGGCACGCGCTGGCCTACCGCCGCTACGGCAGCCCCGCGTCCATCGAACTGCACGGCATGGGCGGAACCACCACGGGCCATGACACGGAGCAGCTCACGCATCGTCAGTCCGCGTGGGTGAGCTTCGCCGGGCCCGGGATGGGCTTCCTCCTCGGAGGGCTCGTCTGGGCGCTGTCGCGCTTCACGCCGCTGGGACAACAGGGCGGGCTCGCGGGCGAGGCGGTGCATGACTTGCTGTGGGTCAACGTCGGCTGGGGCCTGTTCAACCTGCTGCCCCTGCAGCCCCTGGACGGGGGACACCTGCTCGCGTCCGCGGTGCGGGCCCGGAGCGGCTACCGGTACGAGCGGGCGCTGCTCGGCCTCGGCATCGCCACGGCGGTGGGGGTGATTGCGCTGGCGGTCTGGTGGCGCCAGCCGTGGATGGGACTGCTGGCGCTGATGTTCGGGGTGATGAACGTCGAGCAGTTCCTCCGGCTGCCGACGGAGGTCCGCTTCGAGCGCGCCGCCGCCCTGCCCCTCCGCCGCAAAGCCACGCGGCGCGAGGCGAAGGCCGGCGCCGTCTCCGTGGAAAATCTGATGAAGGAGCTGCGAAGCACCCCACGCGCCGCGCCTCCAGGGGAAATGCCCGAGGTCCGCCGCGCGCCCGCGTCCCTTCAGGCGCCGGAGGCGGAGGAGCCCGAGGAGCCGCATGACCCGGCGCTCGTGGGGGAGATGCTGCTGGAGAGCGGCCTCCCCGCGATGGCGGTGCGCCCGCTCCAGACCGCCTTCGCCGCGTCACCCTCGCCCCGCACCGGCCATGCGCTCGTCGTGGCCCTGCTGGACACGAAGCGCTTCGCGGAGCTGGAGGCGCTGCTGGGCGGCCCACGCGCCTCGCACCTGTCGGACGACACGCTGGCCCTCATCTCCGAGCGCGCGGGTGCCGCGGGCCAGGGCACGCTCATGCAGCGTGCGGGCGAGCTGCGCCGGCACAATTTCTAA